In the bacterium genome, one interval contains:
- a CDS encoding FliI/YscN family ATPase, which yields MSLPWAETIKKVRRTDSVRGNGTVSGIKGLSVEILGLTAAVGTVCSIDVGRAAVPVLAEVVGFRDGCAVAMPYRTMDGVAPGQKAVVVANALTVPADERLLGRILDGLGTPIDGGPALAHLRERTVRADPPRALTRMRITEPMTTGVRSIDGLVTMAKGQRLGIFAGSGVGKSVLLGMLARNAEADVIVCALIGERGREVREFLERDLGPDGLARSVVVVVTSDENAVLRIKGAETALTIAEAFRDKGRNVLFLMDSVTRYAMALREIGLAAGEPPTTKGYTPSVYAMLPKLCERTGCSAEAAITAFFTVLIEGDDIHDPIGDAVRSILDGHIMLSRDLAREGHYPAVDVLGSISRLRNEVVAPEVRAAGTKLMRWLKALEDNRDLINIGAYVAGSDPLVDTALAKREPVRRFLCQEVAESSSWSDTVSSLMALTNGA from the coding sequence GTGAGCCTGCCCTGGGCCGAGACCATCAAGAAGGTGCGTCGCACCGATTCGGTGCGCGGCAACGGCACCGTCTCGGGCATCAAGGGCCTGTCGGTCGAGATCCTCGGCCTGACCGCCGCCGTGGGCACCGTGTGCAGCATCGACGTCGGCCGCGCGGCCGTGCCCGTCCTGGCCGAGGTCGTGGGCTTCCGCGACGGCTGCGCCGTCGCCATGCCCTACCGCACCATGGACGGCGTCGCGCCCGGCCAGAAGGCCGTGGTCGTCGCCAACGCGCTGACCGTGCCCGCCGACGAGCGCCTGCTCGGGCGCATCCTGGACGGGCTCGGCACGCCCATCGACGGCGGGCCGGCCCTGGCCCACCTGCGCGAGCGGACGGTGCGCGCCGACCCGCCGCGGGCCCTGACGCGGATGCGCATCACCGAGCCCATGACCACCGGGGTGCGCTCGATCGACGGCCTGGTCACGATGGCCAAGGGACAGCGGCTGGGGATCTTCGCGGGCAGCGGCGTGGGCAAGAGCGTCCTGCTGGGCATGCTGGCCCGCAACGCCGAGGCCGACGTGATCGTCTGCGCCCTGATCGGGGAGCGGGGCCGCGAGGTCCGCGAGTTCCTGGAGCGGGACCTCGGACCCGACGGCCTCGCCCGCAGCGTGGTCGTGGTGGTCACCTCCGACGAGAACGCGGTGCTGCGCATCAAGGGCGCCGAGACGGCCCTCACCATCGCCGAGGCCTTCCGCGACAAGGGGCGCAACGTCCTGTTCCTGATGGATTCGGTCACCCGCTACGCCATGGCGCTGCGCGAGATCGGCCTGGCCGCCGGCGAGCCGCCCACGACCAAGGGCTACACCCCGTCGGTCTACGCCATGCTGCCGAAGCTGTGCGAGCGGACGGGCTGCTCCGCCGAGGCCGCCATCACGGCCTTCTTCACGGTGCTGATCGAGGGCGACGACATCCACGACCCGATCGGCGACGCCGTCCGCTCCATCCTCGACGGCCACATCATGCTCAGCCGCGACCTGGCGCGAGAAGGGCACTACCCGGCCGTCGACGTGCTCGGCAGCATCTCGCGCCTGCGCAACGAGGTCGTCGCGCCGGAGGTGCGCGCCGCCGGCACGAAACTCATGCGCTGGCTCAAGGCGCTCGAGGACAACCGCGACCTGATCAACATCGGCGCGTACGTGGCCGGTTCCGATCCCCTGGTCGATACGGCCCTGGCCAAGCGCGAG
- a CDS encoding FliH/SctL family protein, translated as MRPWSPDDLIAEASRAVAVLEAPAAGDEHLQAERGLSFVEDFPADGLGGFLHRLDAQERETLFKLVETEVRGDVSRQLRLENEEWRRGIDGTIRSLAAEVQARVADEMHDVARNAVELSIAMAEQILRRAVVLDRDVLLKAVETIIFRAERGTSFNLIANPADVAALQDHADTLRDLNIVSVNPDRRIERGGCVITAGGREWDYTLGGRFERLAEVVRESMLEPPEENPGDET; from the coding sequence GTGCGACCATGGTCTCCTGACGACCTCATCGCCGAGGCCTCCCGGGCCGTGGCGGTGCTGGAGGCGCCGGCGGCCGGCGACGAGCATCTCCAGGCGGAGCGCGGCCTCAGCTTCGTCGAGGACTTCCCGGCCGACGGGCTCGGCGGCTTCCTGCACCGTCTCGACGCCCAGGAGCGCGAGACCCTGTTCAAGCTCGTGGAGACCGAGGTGCGGGGCGACGTCTCCCGGCAGCTGCGCCTCGAGAACGAGGAGTGGCGCCGGGGGATCGACGGGACGATCCGCAGCCTGGCCGCCGAGGTGCAGGCCCGCGTCGCGGACGAGATGCACGACGTCGCCCGCAACGCCGTGGAACTGTCCATCGCCATGGCCGAACAGATCCTGCGCCGGGCCGTCGTCCTGGACCGCGACGTCCTGCTGAAGGCCGTCGAGACCATCATCTTCCGCGCCGAGCGGGGCACCAGCTTCAACCTCATCGCCAACCCCGCCGACGTGGCGGCGCTCCAGGACCACGCCGACACGCTGCGCGACCTGAACATCGTCAGCGTCAATCCCGACCGCCGCATCGAGCGCGGCGGCTGCGTGATCACCGCGGGCGGCCGCGAGTGGGACTACACGCTGGGCGGCCGCTTCGAGCGCCTGGCGGAGGTCGTCCGCGAGAGCATGCTGGAGCCGCCCGAGGAGAACCCGGGGGACGAGACGTGA
- the fliG gene encoding flagellar motor switch protein FliG, with protein MREIAILMISLGPKVAGQIMKRLPEEMIDRITAEISEVKMVDAADKAQAIENFVDLRRKSAGVEFGGENSALEILEEALGKRSADSVMNRATGYSELAGFDNLKKVDALTVMNYLKNENAQTIALVLSHVDPRFSGPIMKLMPPSVQGSIAHRMAILDKPSREALRVVENIVSAAVQGEYSSDTKKFGGRKQVAALLNEIDQESWLEIIDDMREIDDECANEIKNLMFVFEDLINLDDRYIQDVLKEVPGKDLALALKGTPQNIQEKIFRNMSKRATVSIKEDKEYMGAVPLADVEEAQSKMVAVVRRLMDEGVITLGKGGGSATMVS; from the coding sequence ATGCGCGAGATCGCGATCCTCATGATCTCACTGGGCCCCAAGGTGGCGGGCCAGATCATGAAGCGCCTGCCCGAGGAGATGATCGACCGCATCACGGCCGAGATCTCCGAGGTCAAGATGGTCGACGCCGCGGACAAGGCGCAGGCGATCGAGAATTTCGTCGATCTGCGGCGCAAGTCCGCGGGCGTGGAGTTCGGCGGCGAGAACTCGGCCCTGGAGATCCTGGAGGAAGCCCTCGGCAAGCGCTCCGCCGACTCGGTCATGAACCGCGCCACCGGCTACAGCGAGCTGGCCGGCTTCGACAACCTCAAGAAGGTCGACGCGCTGACCGTCATGAACTACCTCAAGAACGAGAACGCGCAGACCATCGCCCTGGTCCTGTCCCACGTGGACCCCCGCTTCAGCGGGCCGATCATGAAGCTGATGCCGCCGTCCGTGCAGGGCAGCATCGCCCACCGCATGGCGATCCTGGACAAGCCCAGCCGCGAGGCCCTGCGCGTGGTGGAGAACATCGTCAGCGCCGCCGTGCAGGGCGAGTACTCCAGCGACACCAAGAAGTTCGGCGGCCGCAAGCAGGTGGCCGCGCTGCTGAACGAGATCGACCAGGAGAGCTGGCTCGAGATCATCGACGACATGCGCGAGATCGACGACGAGTGCGCCAACGAGATCAAGAACCTGATGTTCGTCTTCGAGGACCTGATCAACCTGGACGACCGCTACATCCAGGACGTGCTCAAGGAGGTGCCGGGCAAGGACCTGGCGCTGGCGCTGAAGGGGACCCCGCAGAACATCCAGGAGAAGATCTTCCGCAACATGTCCAAGCGCGCGACCGTGAGCATCAAGGAGGACAAGGAGTACATGGGCGCCGTCCCGCTGGCCGACGTCGAGGAGGCCCAGTCGAAGATGGTGGCCGTCGTGCGCCGCCTGATGGACGAGGGCGTCATCACGCTCGGAAAGGGCGGCGGCAGTGCGACCATGGTCTCCTGA
- the fliF gene encoding flagellar basal-body MS-ring/collar protein FliF: MRQLLDSLKVFTDRFTFNQKILMLAIVAAGVLSVGMFGTWLKSEEKTVLFTNLSPEDASLAISELDKKNVESELTDGGTTILVPEGMVHKLRVDLSAKGIPSSGTVGWGIFDGKQYGMTEFLQNVNYKRALEGELTQTIESIQGIRAARVHLVMPKPSIFKKMQAPATASVVLTLGQSSVLSPNQIRGIQSLVSGSVEGLELPNVAVLDQYGVVLSESYEGEGYGQSEGQLALKKEVDAYLTEKAETMLARVLGPGRSIVRVDATLDFDRLEQQRHSFDPEKTVVRSEERSEASGAQDGNNETSVTNYEINEVVETVVGEVGDVKSMTVAVFVDGRYGEAEGDAPPVYTPLSDEELQQIQRVVTSAVGLSAERGDRIEVVNMQFRAPEEEEAEKGGLGGLPLPGSLPQVIGKVLLFGLALFTALRLKKALGDMMGQQLIPQGVTREEFAETKSDLLDTDESVTSTENKLKEIRDYAGASPQEIADLVQAWVHEAEGATASPRG; the protein is encoded by the coding sequence ATGAGGCAACTGCTGGACTCCTTGAAGGTCTTCACGGACCGCTTCACGTTCAACCAGAAGATCCTGATGCTGGCGATCGTCGCCGCCGGGGTCCTGAGCGTGGGCATGTTCGGGACGTGGCTCAAGAGCGAGGAGAAGACCGTCCTGTTCACCAACCTCTCGCCCGAGGACGCGTCGCTGGCCATCTCCGAACTGGACAAGAAGAACGTCGAATCCGAGCTCACGGACGGCGGCACGACCATCCTGGTGCCCGAGGGCATGGTGCACAAGCTGCGGGTCGACCTGTCCGCCAAGGGGATCCCCTCGAGCGGCACCGTCGGCTGGGGCATCTTCGACGGCAAGCAGTACGGCATGACCGAGTTCCTGCAGAACGTCAACTACAAGCGGGCGCTCGAGGGCGAGCTGACCCAGACCATCGAGTCGATCCAGGGGATCCGCGCCGCCCGCGTCCACCTGGTGATGCCGAAGCCCTCGATCTTCAAGAAGATGCAGGCGCCGGCCACGGCTTCGGTCGTGCTCACCCTCGGCCAGAGCAGCGTGCTGTCCCCCAACCAGATCCGCGGCATCCAGAGCCTGGTCTCCGGCAGCGTCGAGGGGCTCGAACTGCCGAACGTCGCGGTGCTCGACCAGTACGGCGTCGTGCTGTCGGAGAGCTACGAGGGCGAGGGGTACGGCCAGTCCGAGGGGCAGCTCGCCCTGAAGAAGGAGGTCGACGCCTACCTGACCGAGAAGGCCGAGACCATGCTGGCGCGCGTCCTGGGCCCGGGCCGCTCGATCGTCCGGGTCGACGCCACGCTGGACTTCGACCGCCTCGAGCAGCAGCGCCACAGCTTCGACCCCGAGAAGACCGTCGTGCGCAGCGAGGAGCGCAGCGAGGCCAGCGGCGCGCAGGACGGCAACAACGAGACTTCGGTCACCAACTACGAGATCAACGAGGTCGTGGAAACCGTCGTCGGCGAGGTCGGCGACGTGAAGTCCATGACGGTGGCCGTCTTCGTCGACGGCCGCTACGGGGAGGCGGAGGGCGACGCGCCCCCCGTCTACACGCCGCTGAGCGACGAGGAGCTGCAGCAGATCCAGCGCGTGGTGACCTCCGCGGTGGGCCTGAGCGCGGAGCGGGGCGACCGCATCGAGGTCGTCAACATGCAGTTCCGGGCGCCGGAAGAGGAGGAGGCGGAGAAGGGCGGCTTGGGCGGCCTGCCGCTGCCGGGCTCCCTGCCGCAGGTGATAGGCAAGGTCCTGCTCTTCGGCCTGGCCCTGTTCACGGCGCTGCGGCTGAAGAAGGCGCTCGGCGACATGATGGGCCAGCAGCTGATCCCGCAGGGCGTGACCCGCGAGGAGTTCGCCGAGACGAAGTCGGACCTGCTCGACACCGACGAGAGCGTGACCAGCACCGAGAACAAGCTGAAGGAGATCCGCGACTACGCGGGCGCGAGCCCGCAGGAGATCGCCGACCTCGTCCAGGCCTGGGTCCACGAAGCCGAGGGCGCCACGGCGTCCCCGCGCGGCTAG
- the fliE gene encoding flagellar hook-basal body complex protein FliE, whose product MPGTIDPRLAYGGAAAAPPATGGASFADALKTAVQSVDRAQTHRNDMVEGAVTGQVGEVHDVMVAAEEAQLAFELMLEVRNRLLESYQQVMQMQM is encoded by the coding sequence ATGCCGGGAACGATCGACCCGCGGCTGGCCTACGGCGGCGCGGCGGCGGCCCCGCCGGCGACCGGCGGCGCCAGCTTCGCCGACGCCCTGAAGACCGCGGTCCAGTCGGTGGACCGCGCCCAGACGCACCGCAACGACATGGTCGAGGGAGCCGTCACCGGCCAGGTGGGCGAGGTCCACGACGTCATGGTCGCGGCGGAGGAAGCCCAGCTGGCCTTCGAGCTGATGCTCGAGGTCCGCAACCGCCTGCTGGAGAGCTACCAGCAGGTCATGCAGATGCAGATGTGA
- the flgC gene encoding flagellar basal body rod protein FlgC, translating into MSDGLFRSIHISGTGLSGMRTKMDTVAKNLANAETTRTADGTPYRRERVVFEQTLAERLGERALPSPELRATGGLSRTHRAHLAGADAAGGGLMPRGVETGVEVSPDASEFKVVYDPGHPDADQDGYVLMPNVNVITEMVDMITASRAYEANVSAVQTAKDMFGKALDI; encoded by the coding sequence GTGAGCGACGGACTGTTCCGATCCATCCACATCAGCGGCACCGGCTTGTCCGGCATGCGCACGAAAATGGACACGGTCGCCAAGAATCTTGCCAACGCCGAGACCACGCGGACCGCCGACGGCACGCCCTACCGGCGCGAGCGCGTCGTTTTCGAACAGACCCTGGCCGAGCGTCTCGGCGAGCGGGCCCTGCCGTCCCCCGAACTGCGCGCGACCGGCGGCCTGTCCCGCACCCACCGCGCCCACCTCGCCGGCGCCGACGCCGCCGGCGGCGGGCTGATGCCGCGCGGGGTGGAGACCGGCGTCGAGGTCTCGCCCGACGCCTCTGAATTCAAGGTCGTCTACGACCCCGGGCATCCGGACGCGGACCAGGACGGCTACGTGCTGATGCCCAACGTCAACGTCATCACCGAGATGGTGGACATGATCACGGCGAGCCGGGCCTACGAGGCGAACGTCTCGGCGGTGCAGACGGCCAAGGACATGTTCGGCAAGGCTCTGGACATCTGA
- the flgB gene encoding flagellar basal body rod protein FlgB: MQEAAGTTMMATTIFDRAHLGDLKKALTVYSRRQRVVSENIANVETQGYRAQEYRFEDLLRKAEGRSLGGTRTHEAHLPVGRRSLEDTEGEVAVQEDGYDNGINDVDVDREMTRLATTDLSYRLATRVLSMRYTQLREAIGGRVR, translated from the coding sequence ATGCAGGAGGCGGCAGGCACCACCATGATGGCGACCACGATCTTCGACCGGGCCCATCTCGGCGACCTCAAGAAGGCGCTGACCGTCTACTCGCGCCGCCAGCGGGTGGTCTCGGAGAACATCGCCAACGTGGAGACCCAGGGCTACCGGGCCCAGGAATACCGTTTCGAGGACCTGCTGCGCAAGGCGGAGGGCCGCAGCCTGGGCGGGACCCGGACCCACGAAGCGCACCTGCCCGTGGGCCGGCGCAGCCTGGAGGACACCGAAGGGGAAGTCGCCGTGCAGGAAGACGGCTACGACAACGGCATCAACGACGTGGACGTGGACCGGGAGATGACCCGTCTGGCGACGACCGACCTGTCCTACCGCCTGGCGACCCGGGTCCTGAGCATGAGGTACACGCAGCTGCGCGAGGCCATCGGCGGCCGCGTCCGCTAG
- a CDS encoding sigma-54 dependent transcriptional regulator — MSHRILIVDDEAAIRMSVAEALAADGFATETAETGEEALARLHGGGFDLVVTDLKMPNVSGLELLKALRNTGRATPVLMMTAYGDVDTAVECMRLGAYDFIQKPFKLSVMRKQVAAALKATRVQAAPEPSGDAPASRPRRAAAVHVGSTYYMDLIRACPGLRRIADLLEKVGQSRAGNDTSILIRGESGSGKEIVARAIHETSDNAREPFMEINCAAVPETLLESELMGHEKGAFTDAKARKEGLFELAAGGTIFLDEIGEMGFLLQSRLLRVIENRTFRRVGGKDEQQVHARVVAATNRDLEAAIREGAFRNDLYYRLQVVEVDIPPLRERPDDVGVLLGHFVREFNASLGLATAPPDAALVTVLQRYPWPGNVREMRNVLKRIMILEEPAELRAEHFPTHVTDGRDPRTVAEATCGPDAGLVTLSEVEQRQILYTLEKTGNNKSQAARILGISRQTLREKLKQYGALQDDLADEAET; from the coding sequence ATGAGCCACAGGATCCTGATCGTGGACGACGAGGCCGCCATCCGCATGTCCGTGGCCGAGGCTCTGGCCGCCGACGGCTTCGCGACCGAGACGGCCGAGACGGGGGAGGAGGCCCTGGCGCGCCTGCACGGCGGCGGTTTCGACCTGGTGGTCACCGACCTCAAGATGCCCAACGTGTCCGGCCTCGAGCTGCTGAAGGCGCTGCGCAACACGGGCCGCGCCACGCCGGTCCTGATGATGACGGCCTACGGCGACGTCGACACGGCGGTGGAGTGCATGCGCCTGGGGGCTTACGACTTCATCCAGAAGCCGTTCAAGCTGAGCGTCATGCGCAAGCAGGTCGCGGCGGCCCTGAAGGCGACCCGCGTCCAGGCGGCGCCCGAGCCGTCCGGCGACGCGCCGGCCTCCCGCCCGCGCCGCGCCGCGGCCGTCCACGTGGGCAGCACCTACTACATGGACCTGATCCGCGCCTGCCCCGGCCTGCGGCGCATCGCCGACCTGCTCGAGAAGGTCGGCCAGAGCCGCGCCGGCAACGACACCTCGATCCTGATCCGCGGCGAATCGGGCAGCGGCAAGGAGATCGTCGCCCGCGCCATCCACGAGACCAGCGACAACGCGCGCGAGCCCTTCATGGAGATCAACTGCGCGGCCGTGCCCGAGACCCTGCTCGAGAGCGAGCTGATGGGCCACGAGAAGGGCGCCTTCACCGACGCCAAGGCGCGCAAGGAGGGCCTGTTCGAGCTGGCCGCCGGCGGCACCATCTTCCTGGACGAGATCGGCGAGATGGGCTTCCTGCTGCAGAGCCGCCTGCTGCGCGTCATCGAGAACCGGACCTTCCGCCGCGTGGGCGGCAAGGACGAGCAGCAGGTCCACGCCCGCGTGGTGGCCGCCACCAACCGCGACCTCGAGGCGGCCATCCGCGAGGGCGCCTTCCGCAACGACCTCTACTACCGCCTGCAGGTGGTCGAGGTCGACATCCCGCCCCTGCGCGAGCGCCCCGACGACGTCGGGGTGCTGTTGGGGCACTTCGTCCGCGAGTTCAACGCCAGCCTCGGCCTCGCCACCGCCCCGCCCGACGCGGCGCTGGTGACGGTGCTGCAGCGGTACCCGTGGCCCGGCAACGTGCGCGAGATGCGCAACGTGCTCAAGCGGATCATGATCCTCGAGGAGCCCGCGGAGCTGCGGGCGGAGCACTTCCCCACCCACGTCACCGACGGCCGCGACCCGCGCACCGTCGCCGAGGCGACCTGCGGTCCCGACGCGGGCCTGGTCACCCTGTCGGAGGTCGAACAGCGGCAGATCCTCTACACGCTCGAGAAGACCGGCAACAACAAGTCGCAGGCCGCGCGGATCCTCGGCATCTCGCGGCAGACGCTGCGGGAGAAGCTGAAGCAGTACGGGGCTCTGCAGGACGACCTCGCCGACGAGGCTGAGACTTAG
- a CDS encoding ATP-binding protein yields the protein MTLVPPHRTGPRTDAAPADAPLLLIVAGRAVWDGPDLPVAPVCTPGLTPSAVRRLLGPRRTALVLLAPAAPAEGADPAAIADLHRALPDCELVLVYDELRADVLAACFRAGLQDAVSSHAPPDAWRSLLAGAVGRAARRLESGLLADQQVAATRRLKEHQRLLQDDLARAGLDLAHSHARLEEANQDLSRHMNQLTLLYSFGRELSTARNWDRTLESILKTLAGFIGAEGAALVLRPGPDAPFAPRQTYRWDDPAWGRVLERLEREQEDGDPESLLVLRSGDPGVTGPTVTALPLDHMRRRLGYLLLLGYDPGEREAAAVPAFLRTVQVILSEEVASAQILDRMRELGAFNSRVLETVQNGIWVLDETGATVYCNRTAREFLTGVPEAARIVAEPDYGIGRGRAAGAERPTASFFRRDAFRLDDLPELCLDARLRLDPGEGTVLSRLAGGDGEPFRGEGCLLRAGDESLPVLVQSSAMRGRTPGENWLVVVLEDLRPARRLAAATRRAESLQGLVEMSATLAHEIRNPLMGLSAQAELLADSLGADDRRRRYLDVITGEVDRINATITRMLNFVRPYEPDLAAVDLVPLVRDCLELAGARARQAGVVLSAALPAGAVVLPADGAQLTQVLLNLLLNALDAAPAGSEVVVELAAVAPRELADPDTGGSRVAPACRLAVRDRGAGFAPADHDKLFRPFFTTKSAGTGLGLSLCRKIVAAHHGAIGARREGGDTVFEILLPADAGAHAREQEST from the coding sequence GGGACGGGCCGGACCTGCCCGTCGCCCCGGTCTGCACGCCCGGCCTGACGCCGTCGGCGGTGCGTCGGCTCCTCGGCCCACGACGCACCGCGCTGGTCTTGCTGGCGCCCGCGGCGCCGGCGGAGGGCGCCGATCCGGCCGCGATCGCCGATCTGCACCGGGCGCTGCCGGACTGCGAACTGGTCCTGGTCTACGACGAGCTTCGGGCCGACGTCCTCGCCGCCTGCTTCCGCGCCGGCCTCCAGGACGCCGTCTCCAGCCACGCGCCGCCCGACGCCTGGCGAAGCCTGCTCGCCGGCGCCGTCGGACGCGCGGCGCGCCGGCTCGAATCCGGCCTGCTCGCGGACCAGCAGGTCGCGGCCACCCGTCGTCTCAAGGAGCACCAGAGGCTTCTCCAGGACGACCTGGCCCGCGCCGGCCTCGACCTCGCGCACTCCCACGCCAGGCTCGAGGAGGCGAACCAGGATCTCAGCCGCCACATGAACCAGCTCACCCTGCTGTACAGCTTCGGCCGCGAGCTGAGCACGGCGCGCAACTGGGACCGGACGCTGGAGTCCATCCTCAAGACCCTGGCCGGCTTCATCGGCGCCGAGGGCGCCGCCCTGGTGCTGCGTCCCGGACCGGATGCGCCCTTCGCCCCGCGCCAGACCTACCGTTGGGACGATCCGGCCTGGGGCCGGGTCCTGGAGCGGCTCGAACGGGAACAGGAGGACGGCGATCCCGAGTCGCTCCTCGTGTTGAGGTCGGGCGATCCCGGCGTCACGGGCCCGACGGTCACCGCCCTGCCCCTGGACCACATGCGGCGGCGCCTGGGCTACCTGCTGCTGCTGGGCTACGACCCCGGCGAGCGCGAGGCCGCCGCGGTGCCGGCCTTCCTGCGCACGGTGCAGGTGATCCTGTCCGAAGAGGTGGCGTCGGCCCAGATCCTCGACCGCATGCGCGAACTGGGCGCCTTCAATTCCCGGGTGCTCGAGACGGTCCAGAACGGCATCTGGGTCCTGGACGAGACCGGCGCCACGGTGTACTGCAACCGCACGGCCCGCGAGTTCCTGACCGGCGTGCCCGAGGCGGCGCGCATCGTGGCGGAACCCGACTACGGGATCGGCCGCGGCCGCGCCGCCGGCGCCGAGCGTCCGACGGCGAGCTTCTTCCGCCGCGACGCCTTCCGGCTCGATGACCTGCCGGAGCTCTGCCTCGACGCCCGGCTGCGCCTGGATCCAGGGGAGGGGACGGTGCTGTCCCGCCTCGCCGGCGGCGACGGCGAACCGTTCCGCGGCGAAGGCTGCCTGCTGCGCGCCGGCGACGAGTCCCTGCCCGTGCTGGTCCAGTCCAGCGCCATGCGCGGGCGCACCCCCGGCGAGAACTGGCTGGTGGTCGTGCTCGAGGACCTGCGCCCGGCCCGGCGCCTGGCGGCCGCGACGCGCCGCGCCGAGTCGCTGCAGGGCCTGGTCGAGATGTCCGCGACCCTGGCGCACGAGATCCGCAACCCGCTCATGGGCCTGAGCGCCCAGGCGGAGCTGCTGGCCGACAGCCTCGGCGCCGACGACCGCCGCCGCCGCTACCTCGACGTGATCACCGGCGAAGTGGACCGCATCAACGCCACCATCACGCGCATGCTGAACTTCGTGCGGCCCTACGAGCCCGACCTGGCGGCCGTCGACCTCGTGCCCCTGGTGCGCGACTGCCTGGAACTCGCCGGCGCCCGGGCCCGCCAGGCGGGTGTCGTCCTGTCGGCCGCGCTGCCCGCCGGGGCGGTCGTCCTGCCGGCCGACGGGGCCCAGCTCACCCAGGTGCTCCTGAACCTGCTGCTCAACGCCCTGGACGCGGCGCCCGCGGGCAGCGAGGTCGTGGTCGAGCTCGCGGCCGTCGCGCCGCGCGAGCTGGCGGACCCGGACACCGGCGGCTCGCGGGTCGCGCCGGCCTGCCGGCTGGCGGTGCGCGACCGCGGGGCGGGCTTCGCGCCGGCCGACCACGACAAGCTGTTCCGCCCCTTCTTCACGACCAAGAGCGCCGGGACCGGCCTCGGCCTCTCGCTCTGCCGCAAGATCGTCGCCGCCCACCACGGCGCGATCGGGGCCCGCCGCGAGGGCGGCGACACCGTGTTCGAGATCCTCCTGCCGGCCGACGCCGGCGCCCACGCCCGAGAACAGGAGTCGACATGA